In Bifidobacterium adolescentis ATCC 15703, the sequence CCGACGGCAATGGCGCGTGGCTGGCGGATTCGCTGACGTGCATCACCCGCGACCATTCGGAACGGCAGAACGCCATCGATTCGGGGCAGATGCTGCCCGATGAGGCGAGCCGTTGCATTCCGCGCAACATCATCACGCAATGTGTCGGCGCGCCTGCCGGCATCCAGCCTGACTGGTACGCCGCGCATGCGGACGGACGGTTCATCATCTGTTCCGATGGGCTGCATGCGCAGATCGGCCGTGAGCAGCTTGCCGAGATCGCGGCGGCGTACGCCGACCCGCAGATGGCCGCGGACATGTTGGTACGCGCCGCGCTGAACGCCGGTGGCCGCGACAACATCACCGTCATCGTGGTGGATATGCGTTCCGATATGCCGTGCGACAAGGATTGGAACGTCAGCAAGATCGGCGATGACGAGGATATCGACGATGTGCTGGACGGTACGTTGCAAACGTTACGAGTCATTCAATAAGATGGTTACAGACCACGAGACAAGGAGATCATGATGGTCGATTTCGATGCCGCGGTGGCGGCCGTGCA encodes:
- a CDS encoding PP2C family protein-serine/threonine phosphatase, which produces MNVKHIEVGLNSNIGLRRKDNQDSACAGNGVYVVCDGMGGGKGGKQASSDVAERFARLAELPTRDLDAIEETLILAQQEVLRLGEQLGGVAGTTISGVLLPTRVGDDAICSDERCYIVNVGDSRTYHMRADGNGAWLADSLTCITRDHSERQNAIDSGQMLPDEASRCIPRNIITQCVGAPAGIQPDWYAAHADGRFIICSDGLHAQIGREQLAEIAAAYADPQMAADMLVRAALNAGGRDNITVIVVDMRSDMPCDKDWNVSKIGDDEDIDDVLDGTLQTLRVIQ